ATTACAGTGACTACAAAACGCACCCTCCAGAACACGTTGTGCAACGAGCCCGGCAAAGAATAGGCGAAACAAAGTTTAATCTGCTATCAAACCGTTCCTGCCATTTCTGTCATTGGGTAAAGGTAGTTGGAGACATCGAAATGGATACTGAGGCTATACAAGTCAAACTGAAGATCTTGTGGTCCATAGATCCTATGAAAACGATTTCAAGCATACAACAAGTCAATATTGATCACCACAAAGACGGAAACATTCTTCAAAAGAAATGGGCAAACAGTGTGCTAAAGTACGAGATGATGTAAAAATGGGACAGCTCGTTGAATTTAAATGGGATGGGTTTTGGCACAAGGCGGTAAGCACAGAGGTTATGCCTGTTTGCGATTGTCTTCCAAGCTCACTACGGGGCTGAACAGCCGCGCCGCATAATTGAAGAAACCTTTCAATTTGATCTTTGATACGAggacatataaatatacaagtTCCACCCCATGTGTAGATTTTGAAATGAAGAAGTGATCAAGAGAGCAAGGGCGCGTATTTGTGAAAGAAATAATAACTTTTCAATGTACAGATCGGTTCATTTCACGAAAAAGTCGTGAAAAAAATGATCGAGatcaaatgatttaagaaataGATAAAATACCACCCGAAGATGCAATCACTTTCATTTATTGGGGCTTAAAACATGACGCAATTGTCACTGAAATTGTGCCGGGCGATTCAAAGGCCACTGATTTTGGCGTGGTTAGAGTGATACACTACGCATTTGAAGGTCTTTTGGACACACGAACAATCAAAGAGGAGATAATTTCAATGTCTCTGAGTAAGGACAATGTCTTCCGGAAGAGCTTTGAAGGTTACATAACGTATCTAGCAGATAAAGTTGTCAGAAGGGCTGGGTCGAAAGTAGGAGAGCAGCGATTTAACAGATGGGGTAACACATAAACTGATTTCGTCTTCTGGTCAAAGGTCCTGCAGAGCCCAGCGCTTGTAGCTATCGTTAACGGTGAAAGCGATAGTGCTTTAGAAAATATCGTACATCTTCTGAAGGCTGTTAAAGCCTACAAGGAATTCCAGATCTTCGAAGTACACACATGGTCTGATTTAGAGGTGGGGTCAATTGTTCAATACAATTACTACTGGATAACGCACCAAGGTATTTTCTCGGCCGGGGACGTAACTCGAAAGGCGATAAAGGTCATTCATTATGGAGCGAATCACCTATATGCTACTCGAACCATAAAAGAGAATGAGATAACTCTACATCTTAATAGGGATAGAACACTTAAAATACTACGACCGGGCtgtcaatttaaaattaactgtcATGTTTTCTAGATAAGTTAGctgctgttttattttaagtaaatatttaatattcctgaacattttttttttaattgttttatgcaaaacaacttttattgttATTCTTGATAATTTTTGGTGTGTTCATGAcaaattttgataataaagcGTTTTATTAATGTACTTTTTACGGCTGTGATTGTTGGATTTATCACCAAAGATGTTTTCCGCAGGAAGACATTGAGTCTCGCTTTTCCTATTCCATATTATAAGCTGTTAGAATATAGAAATGACAGCAACATTCCATTTGAGCAAAAGACATGATGTCCCCATGAGAAAGTGAGTTAGAAGAGCAGAAGTTCAATGCAGGTCGCAATATATCCATTAAATAGTTCCTATCCGTCGCCATATGAGTGAATGAAATCTTGCCGTTAGTGCTTATTTGAGATGCCCCGCTTCGTTAAGGACACTCCTTTCTGGAATATTTAGTTTTTGCAATCAATACTAAATCTGATGCTGAAAATCGCATTGGGGTCCTCATAATATCACCACATCATCTTTGAGCACACAATCAAGGCATCAGAAAAGACGTCCTGAAAACGGTGCACATAATTTTCTGCGAGTTATGCAAGAACGCGCAGCCATAGCGCCAAGCGCGCCATGAAATAACATGGAAGTTACACCATGATTTGATACACCGGTCCTGAGTGGCCACATGCGCAAAATAAATCTGCGCAACGAAATCCCTGTATGTACCTATCTAGGTCAGGCAAGCGCGCTGAAAACGGTGCTCCTCATTTGCTGCGAGCTCAAAGCTATGTTGGGTACACTTGAAACACACGTGCATGCGCTGTCATCTGGACACCAAAGTCCCTGTTTATTGCGTGTGTAGGGTCCCGCAAGTACTCTTAATCAGGTAACACTATTTGATGCTAGTTCAAATAAAGTTTTGGAATATCCGAGACACCTCCCACGACACGCACGAGACCGGTCCTGGCACACCCTGGTTCAAACAAGCACAGAAATCTGCCAAAATccctatttttacatttaagggGTCGAGCACCTTATAACCGGCGAGTACAAACACACGTTGAGTACACTTGAGACTCATCCAGTGACATGAATGGTACCGGACCGAAAATAAATGTGCACCAAAATCCCTCTATTTACGAATGTGTCGCACATGACGTGTTCTAAAAACGTCGCACCTAGTTTGACGCGTATTCAAATCAAGGTAAAGTACACCTGAATCCATTTCTTGACACTTAAGGAACCGATCAATTGTCTCCCGAGTGTGTGCAAGTGCAGACATCTGCTCACTAAAGTCCCTGTTTTGACAATATTGGGTCCATCGCGTGTCCTGACAACGGCGTACCTAGTAAGGTGTGAGTTCAACTCAAGGCTCGGTTCCCCTTAGACTCATCGCATGACAAGAAGAAAAAGATCCGAACACCTCGGATGCACGCATTCGCAGAAATCTGCAAATCGGAGTCCCTGTATGTACCTTGATGGAGCACAGCGCCTGCCCTGAAAACGCTGAACTAATAAATAGCAATTTTTGAGGAATCTTTGTTACACCGGAAACTCATCCCATGACGAGAACGGAACCGGTTTGATCTCACACGCACTAAATCTTCCCCATCAGAATccctatatgtacctatatagGCTTCTGTCATGAAAACGGTACATCTAATCAGCTGCGAGTTCAAACCAAGGTTTGAAAAACCTTAAACGTACCCCGTGACACAAACAGGACCTGTCCGGTCTCTTCCGAGTGCGTTTCTATACAGTCTTTCTGTGTATCAATTCCCTGTTTGTGCCGATGCATTGGAAATAATTAGGTGCGATGTCATGCAAAGATAGCGTACCCTTGAAATCTGACCCTTAGCACGAAAAGAACCGGTTGGTGCAACCTACAAAAATATGTGAACAGGTACATCACCTGAATACACAGAAAGCTTCATTTTTAGTGCGATGTCAAACTAAGATTGGGACAATTGGTATTAAATCTTTACATGAACGAAAACGGAACGGGCCCTTGCTGGTGccaaaagagaaaaaaaaacaatctgcGCAAAATTGCGTGTTAATATATAGGCTTATTTGCCTGGTGTACTCTGAAACCCTCACCGATAGCTCGGAGGAAGAGCGTTTGCTTGGGTCGCGGAAGGTAGGGGTTTCAAACCCCGGCCGCATCaaaccgaaagacgttaaataTGGTATAAGAAGCTACCTTGCCCAGCGCTctgcatttaaagggtagtcatgaaatatatgtgtactcagtactggttcaacccagcaATGTTGTTTCCCGTGTATCGATGCTTTACAACGAGCACGTTTAAGAACTAAGAGGTATATTCGCAAAGACCTTGGGTATTGCATCCGGTTCCTTTtttctcactctgtttcttaaCGTCTTTTGTCTGGATTTTACTGCGAATCGCTGTCTCTTCTATCTCTTCTGTCACTTATggtatttaaacacaaataaagtcgtgatggcgtcaatCCATTACGCAATTGGTGGGACAAGACTCACATAAacaaaagtactctgaaaaactTGCAACTAAAAAATCGAAGTCTTAGAATTCGACCTGTGCGTCAGGCATAGGCGAGTCTCCGGTGTAATACGATAACCAAGCAAAAATAAGGTTTAACTTAAGGTGGGAAGACTTGGTACTTAACCTTTGACAAGAACGGAACCAGTCCGTGCCCTCTCGGGTGCACAAATGCGCAGAAATCTGCACACAAAACATATACTATAGAAACTGGTGAGTTTCCTATTTAATCTAAAAACTGCACTTAAATAATCGAGAAAAAAGGTGCGAAGTGAAACCAAAGTTTGGTACACTTGGCACTTGGCCTTTGACACGAAGGGAACTTGTCATTGCCTTTCCAGGTGCGTGCATGCGTAAAATGCTGGGCTCCAAAATCCCTGCATGCACTTAAATAGGGTCAAgcaattaaatttcaaaaacgtTAACCTAATTAGTTGCGAGTTCAAACTAAGATTGCATACTTTCGACACTCGAACCTTAGTGAACCCACCCAAGTCTGCAAATGCGCAATTTGTAAATACCAAAATCACTATCGGTCGCCAGAATAGTAGGCAGACAGAGCAACTAATGACATGCAAGGTCAAACCAAATTTGCGTACACTTGGTCCTTGATCCAATAAACTAACATCACCGGTGAGGCCCCTCCCGGTTGCCCAAAAGCGCAAAAATCCGTCTAATATAGGCATTGTCACGTCTACGGTGTAATCTGAAAATCCAGCACACAATTCGGATGATAAAAACTAAGTTAATATACACATCACACTCGATCCTCGACACGAACGGGACCGGTCCTTGCTCTACCGGTTTTGCGCAGGAGCGGATATCAGAGCACCAAATTGCATAGTTTTACCTGTAAATGGTCCAGCTCACACCCTAAAAACCGGTGCGAGGTAAAACCTAGTTTGCCTCCACTTCACAGTGAACCCTAGATACGATAGAATTGGTCCTGGCCGTCCAGGTTGCGCGCATGCGAAGAACTCCGTGCGGAACAAAATCCTAAAGTGATTCGATTGGTttctaattataataataatataatattttttataacaaattctATTCtatttatgataaatttattataaaccGTATATATACTTGGTAAGTTGTTAGcagttgtattttatttacCTACGGACTAATAATGATTGCTGTGTATTGCTTTGATTGTATTGAAAGAACCAAGATGTACAAGCATGTGTATTGTGAACTCTGAATTGTGTTCCATACAAAGTTAAACTTACAGTCTTGGCTATATAAAAGTACATATACCTATACAAACAATAGtgatgaaataataattaataggCGATTTTAATACAGTATGCTTGCATGGTGAACagcataaaacaaaaattcttagaacagttattttgtatttcgtGTTACACAAAATTTCGAAGAAATGGAAAAGAAGTAAAAAGGCTTCATGAAGCACATTTTCTAtcctctttaaaaaaaactttatcaGTTGAGCAATTTTGGCagaagaaatataaaatttataaacaatggcTTCCGTGGCAAAACTTTAGTTGTGAAGATAAAGTACCAGGGCAGAATGGCAAAAACAAGATTTGTGTAGATAAAATATCAGGACAATAATATAAAGAAGCTTTAGTCAAATGCATGACACTTGTAGATCTTTTGCTTTCACTATATATTCACACGTACATTGCAAAGTAGCATAACGACAAACAAATTGCGAGGCAATTTCCATTCACAACAAGATAACTTTAGAACATTTTATGCACGAAATCACAGGCTCATTTCAACCAGTCTTTAAGTACATGCATGCTCTACTTCCAATAGGGCGGAGGGCACGATGTCTGTTCCGCCATTGGGTTCACAAATCCCGCCTGTCCAGTCGGGGCTGGGGGCATGTATCCCACCTGTCCAGTCGGGGCTGGCGGCATGTATCCCGCCTGTCCTGTCGGGGGATGCGGCATGTATCCCGTTTGTACAGGTGCCCCTGGACAAGAGACAGAAACACATGGTTAACAATCATTTGATGTTATGTGGATATGCGTTTACACAGAAGTGATTTATTCCTGTTGATTCATTACATAGTAAAAACACTCGAACACCAGGTTTTTCCAGTTGTCAGATATAATGATCCCGAGAAAAACGATATGATTGTCCAATCCTAACCATTCTTTTCAAAACCGTAGCATGCGTGGTGATTGCACTGACGAATGATAAAACCGGCTTTTGTTGTTAAAGAGCCCCTCAACCAACCTGTTGATGTGTTGACCACGGTCACATTGGCGCCGGGCAAGGGATGCTGAATGTATACTGGCTGCCTTGTGTAGTAGCGCCTCCGGCAAAAGTAAGCAAACACAGCTATAATGCAGACGAAGATGACGATCCCAAATCCTAGCCCAACAAACCCGCCCGTGCCcctgaaaacaaaaattgatgGTATGAAATGCAACTGAAGCTCGTATACTCATGGTTTATTGTGTTATGCAATTGAAGCCCCTCTGTTCAGTGTGTAATGCAACATAAACTCGTACATCCAGTGTGAATTGCAACATTAACTCGCATATTTAGCGTGCAATGTAACATAAACTCGTACATCCAGTGTGAATTGCAACTGAAACTCGCATATTCATTGTGTAATGTAACATAAACGCGTACATCCATGTGAATTGCAACTGAAACTTGCATATttagtgtaaaataaaaatgaaattcgtaCATCAAGTGTGTAATGCAACTCAAGCTCGCATATTCAGTGTGtaattaaacagaaatatttatgtatcaaacagtattaaataagaaatgtaGCTTAACATAGAATCCATTCAAAAAGGATACAGTTTAATgcataccaattatataagtGCATCAGAACTGAGATATAACgtaacaaatgatattttctattaAAGCATTAAGTTGTTGACAAGTATACACAAAAGtgtaaatgtttaatgatacaCGAACATGTGTTTCTTCCTCATTTTCCAATCGGAGTGTTCTACAAAAGGAGTAAAGGAGAGTTGAATTCTAGGTGATTTACCACAAGGAATCGCAGCAACGTGTATTGTCTTCACAGCAGTAGCCTTCTGCGCAAGATAGACTCTCGCCACAATAGTCGTAAGACCGGACTAAGCCGactgaaacaaaaaacacatgGCTTGGAGAAATAGTAATTTGTAAAAGCTAttgcaacaaaaatatattgaattaaaaaacagAAGCATCATTGTTAAGTCTTCATCTAACCAAATAATGTAGTTTACGCCAATTCAGAGAATTGGtgttataaacatattacaaagACAGAATGACCCGGATAAGTGGCAGACCTTAATCGTTAAAGAACGCATTTTAATAGCACTGTCAAAAGGGACCTCTGATTAACATCCAGTTCAAATTATATCGTTTGGGGGAAAAAGTCAAAGGGAGGTTATCAAAAACTCTCAAATCAGAAACaatctgcatttataattacATCATAACAAGGAGGACAAAATGAAAGCATTTAAAGCGTTGAAAGGGTACAGACCCAACAGCGcgatttaactattttttacaGTTTATTCACAGGCGATAGAAATCGaacccaaaaatatatttcgagCGGCCCCAAACTGTAACCATTCAGTGCCTGTCATTTGATAAGAATAGGTAataaaaaattatgatttacGATACAATTACCTAGTATCCTAGTAtcataacagtaactgataaaGCTATATGTACTAGGACATAAAGACATTGCTTTCATCTCACAAGTGGTGTATTGCtagtgttaaataatttaatgaaaccCGTTATTGGCTGATAACTTTTTTACTATTCGTAGTAGGTTAAGTAAGCCATATTTCCATTTctgcgtatttttttttattattttgcaaaggatgaattaatttaattaaaattacattctgtatttgtcaaacataactgctgttttttgttgtttatcaagtttgaaaaaaaaaatcgttcgtaacaatttcagtttaaaagtCACTTGAGCGCGTCGTTTTAATACCAAAGCAAGTTAATGTACGATAGTAGTTGTGCTCACTGGTCTTAGAGAACCCGGATGTTTCGCCTTGCGGTAAAAGTTGGGAGTGTATGTGCAATCCCATAAGAATGATTGGTTTAACCAGTTTTTATTTCAGAGAATAATACCTTAATCATGAGCATAAAAACtgatatattacaaaaatataatatattgatttcaaatatgataaagaGCAATGTTAACAAACACATATCTTCAGAATTCAGCAATAAACCCCAAATTTATACTCCAAAAATGAGCTTAGTGCCATTGTATGCGTCTATTTTCTTCTCCCCGGTTCGTCcattaaagtgtttttatatgtttatcgTATCGTACAAATGTTCAAACCCACAGGCAGCAATACACAAAAAATGGTCAAGAAAAGAACTAGCACACTATCATAGAACTAATCTCTAGGAGATTTTTATGCTCAGAAAATCAATCCGACAATGCCATTCGTTCAAATACAGCTTTATACTTATAAGTAggaaacatttcaacatttcttATAGATTGTTTAttacttgttatatttttatgaaaatattagcTTTATAAATGCAGTAAGAGAAAATTTGATTGGTTTGGATGGCCAAAAAACAAACAGCCAGATGACTCCGAACATTGAAACAAATTGACATGGCCTTACGTAAAGATGAATGATGAACAGATTAATTGAAAAGTCagacataaaaaagtatttatatacatgcGGGGACTTAAATGAGTGAATAGTAAttatgctttgaaataggaaatcTCCAATTACAGGCAACTTTACATTACAATATACACATATCAACGAACTGCAACAACGAAATGCAGTTTAAATATGATCATATAGAAAACTCGAAACATCAATTAAGCTAGTACCTGTTTAACATAAGACCATAAGGTAGAAGaagaatatataataataatcataataataataataataataataataataaacttaccTATGCTAAGAATAAGTAAGAAAACCTTTTTCATTTCCGCCATTTTACTCAAATATCTACGTAGTTGTAATACATATAAGctttaaagttacaaaataacGTTGTTTCCGCTCGa
The Mya arenaria isolate MELC-2E11 chromosome 12, ASM2691426v1 DNA segment above includes these coding regions:
- the LOC128211876 gene encoding uncharacterized protein LOC128211876; this encodes MAEMKKVFLLILSIVGLVRSYDYCGESLSCAEGYCCEDNTRCCDSLWGTGGFVGLGFGIVIFVCIIAVFAYFCRRRYYTRQPVYIQHPLPGANVTVVNTSTGAPVQTGYMPHPPTGQAGYMPPAPTGQVGYMPPAPTGQAGFVNPMAEQTSCPPPYWK